One Rosa chinensis cultivar Old Blush chromosome 5, RchiOBHm-V2, whole genome shotgun sequence genomic region harbors:
- the LOC112166103 gene encoding 60S ribosomal protein L35-2, whose protein sequence is MARIKVHELRNKSKADLLGQLKDLKAELALLRVAKVTGGAPNKLSKIKVVRLSIAQVLTVISQKQKAALREVYKNKKLLPLDLRPKKTRAIRRRLTKHQASLKTEREKKREMYFPLRKYAIKA, encoded by the exons ATGG CGAGGATCAAGGTCCACGAGCTCAGGAACAAGTCCAAGGCAGATCTTTTGGGTCAGCTCAAGGATCTGAAGGCGGAGCTCGCTCTTCTCCGAGTCGCCAAGGTCACTGGTGGAGCCCCCAACAAGCTCTCCAAAAT CAAGGTGGTGAGGCTTTCAATAGCTCAGGTGCTGACAGTGATTTCCCAGAAGCAAAAGGCGGCTCTTAGGGAAGTTTACAAGAACAAGAAGCTTCTTCCTCTTGATTTGCGTCCAAAGAAGACCAGGGCTATCAGGAGACGTCTGACTAAGCACCAG GCATCTTTAAAGAcagagagggagaagaagagagagatgtaCTTCCCACTAAGGAAGTACGCAATCAAGGCATAA
- the LOC112163904 gene encoding uncharacterized protein LOC112163904, whose translation MNNLWDQIRRSQDEDDEEMMATNAIVMAAVAQESGNQHQGRGSHPGRAPNEERFREERGKGMLADYFVDRPVFKDAEFRTRYRMSLNLFQRISTDLCQYDRYFVQRSDATGKVGLLPEQKMTAALRMLAYGAGADQCAEYCRMAKSTSVAALQHFTRGIVNLYSTQYLRAPTAADLRRLLTKAERRGFPGMIGSIDCMHWQWKNCPTG comes from the coding sequence ATGAACAATTTGTGGGATCAAATTCGACGGTCTCaggatgaggatgatgaagagatgatggCCACCAACGCCATTGTCATGGCTGCAGTAGCTCAAGAATCTGGAAACCAACACCAAGGGCGCGGTTCTCATCCGGGTCGTGCACCAAATGAGGAACGATTTAGAGAAGAGAGGGGCAAAGGTATGTTGGCCGATTACTTTGTCGACCGGCCAGTGTTCAAAGATGCGGAGTTCCGAACACGTTATAGGATGAGTCTCAATCTCTTCCAGCGTATATCTACTGACCTTTGTCAGTATGATCGTTACTTTGTTCAAAGGTCAGATGCTACTGGCAAAGTCGGACTGCTCCCGGAGCAGAAGATGACAGCTGCCTTGCGAATGCTTGCGTACGGTGCAGGGGCAGATCAATGTGCTGAGTATTGTAGGATGGCGAAATCCACCTCCGTTGCAGCCCTTCAGCACTTCACACGAGGAATTGTTAATCTTTACTCAACACAATACCTCCGCGCTCCAACTGCAGCCGACCTCAGACGACTTCTTACCAAAGCTGAGAGGAGAGGTTTTCCAGGAATGATTGGGAGCATCGACTGTATGcattggcaatggaagaattgtccGACAGGTTAG